One genomic region from Pseudoduganella dura encodes:
- a CDS encoding UxaA family hydrolase, translating into MTAHSSAPSSPPALAGYLRADGRKGIRNVVVVVYTVECAHHVARLVVNAFHGQPVHLIGFPGCYPNDYADRMMKQLVTHPNVGAALIVALGCESFNRRGLEETVAAGGRPVHTITIQENRGTRTSVADGVEWVRWALDALAAQPRVPMRLDELVVATICGGSDSTSGITANPAVGVAFDQLVEAGATCIFEETGELVGCEFHMKRRAATPELGDAIVRCVDKAARYYTVLGHGSFAPGNADGGLTTQEEKSLGAYAKSGASPISGILKPGDVPGAGGLYLLDVVPDGEVRFGFPNISDNAEIVELLSCGAHVTLFTTGRGSVVGSAIAPVIKVCANPATYERLAEDMDVNAGRILTGQASLQQVGTEIVELVARVANGEPTCSEALGHQEFILTYKQFEPSGPGCFPLRAA; encoded by the coding sequence ATGACCGCTCACTCCTCTGCTCCTTCCTCCCCGCCGGCGCTGGCCGGCTACCTGCGCGCCGACGGCCGCAAGGGCATCCGCAATGTCGTGGTCGTGGTCTACACGGTCGAATGCGCGCACCACGTGGCGCGGCTGGTGGTGAACGCGTTCCACGGCCAGCCCGTGCACCTGATCGGCTTTCCCGGCTGCTATCCGAACGACTACGCCGACCGCATGATGAAGCAGCTCGTCACGCATCCCAACGTGGGCGCGGCGCTGATCGTGGCGCTGGGCTGCGAAAGCTTCAACCGCCGCGGCCTGGAAGAGACCGTGGCGGCCGGCGGCCGGCCGGTGCACACGATCACGATCCAGGAAAACCGCGGCACCCGCACCAGCGTGGCGGACGGCGTGGAATGGGTGCGCTGGGCGCTCGACGCCCTGGCGGCGCAGCCGCGCGTGCCGATGCGGCTCGATGAGCTCGTCGTCGCCACCATCTGCGGCGGTTCGGACAGCACCAGCGGCATCACCGCCAATCCCGCGGTCGGCGTGGCATTCGACCAACTGGTGGAGGCGGGCGCCACCTGCATCTTCGAGGAGACGGGCGAACTGGTGGGCTGCGAATTCCACATGAAGCGGCGTGCCGCCACGCCGGAACTGGGCGATGCAATCGTGCGCTGCGTGGACAAGGCCGCGCGCTACTACACGGTGCTGGGCCACGGCAGCTTCGCACCGGGCAATGCCGATGGCGGGCTGACCACGCAGGAGGAAAAATCGCTGGGCGCCTATGCGAAAAGCGGCGCCTCGCCGATCTCGGGCATCCTAAAGCCGGGCGACGTGCCCGGGGCCGGCGGCCTGTACCTGCTGGACGTGGTGCCGGACGGCGAAGTGCGCTTCGGCTTCCCGAACATCTCCGACAACGCGGAAATCGTCGAGCTGCTGTCGTGCGGCGCCCATGTCACGCTGTTCACCACCGGGCGCGGCTCGGTGGTCGGTTCGGCCATCGCGCCGGTCATCAAGGTCTGCGCGAATCCGGCCACGTACGAACGGCTGGCGGAAGACATGGACGTGAACGCCGGCCGCATCCTGACCGGCCAGGCGTCGCTGCAACAGGTGGGCACAGAGATCGTGGAACTGGTGGCGCGCGTGGCGAACGGCGAGCCGACATGCTCGGAAGCGCTGGGCCACCAGGAATTCATCCTCACGTACAAGCAGTTCGAGCCGTCCGGGCCGGGATGCTTCCCGTTGCGGGCCGCCTGA
- a CDS encoding aldo/keto reductase, whose amino-acid sequence MNEHSMRGLGRMPLTCMGLGCAQLGGLYEPMDDADAHAIVDAAWGLGIRYFDTAPYYGFTLSEHRLGAALRHRPRADYVISTKVGRLMRPDPSVRPGEGGWGAPLPFRPEFDYTYAGILRSHEDSLQRLGLDRVDILYVHDIGRVTHGSRHEHYWQQLTHGGGFRALAQLRDEGSVRAFGLGVNEWEVVADAMEECDLDCALLAGRYTLLEQASLEPLLDRCAGRGIGIVIGGPFNSGILAGTRKFNYEDAPADVVARVAAITAACRAAGVPVQAAALQFPMAHPAVVSCIPGAQSPAQLRQNAAWFAQPIPPGLWHALARDGLIDPRAPVPVG is encoded by the coding sequence ATCAACGAGCACAGCATGCGCGGCCTCGGCCGCATGCCGCTGACCTGCATGGGGCTGGGCTGCGCCCAGCTCGGCGGCCTGTACGAGCCGATGGACGACGCCGATGCGCACGCCATCGTCGACGCGGCCTGGGGCCTCGGCATCCGCTATTTCGACACCGCGCCCTATTACGGCTTCACGCTGTCCGAACACCGGCTCGGCGCCGCGCTGCGCCACCGGCCGCGCGCCGATTACGTGATCAGCACCAAGGTCGGGCGGCTGATGCGGCCCGATCCGTCCGTCAGGCCGGGCGAGGGCGGCTGGGGCGCGCCGCTGCCGTTCCGCCCCGAGTTCGACTACACGTACGCCGGCATCCTGCGTTCGCACGAGGACAGCCTGCAGCGCCTGGGCCTGGACCGCGTCGATATCCTGTACGTGCACGACATCGGCCGCGTCACGCATGGCAGCCGGCACGAACACTACTGGCAACAGCTCACGCACGGGGGCGGTTTTCGCGCGCTGGCGCAACTGCGCGACGAAGGCAGCGTGCGCGCCTTCGGCCTCGGCGTCAACGAATGGGAAGTGGTGGCCGACGCGATGGAAGAATGCGACCTGGACTGCGCGCTGCTGGCCGGCCGCTACACGCTGCTCGAACAGGCATCGCTCGAACCGCTGCTGGACCGCTGCGCCGGGCGCGGCATCGGCATCGTGATCGGCGGGCCGTTCAACTCGGGCATCCTGGCCGGCACCCGCAAGTTCAATTACGAGGATGCGCCGGCGGATGTCGTCGCCCGTGTCGCCGCGATCACCGCGGCATGCCGGGCGGCCGGCGTGCCGGTGCAGGCGGCCGCGTTGCAATTCCCGATGGCCCACCCGGCCGTGGTTTCGTGCATCCCCGGCGCGCAGAGCCCGGCGCAGTTGCGCCAGAACGCGGCCTGGTTCGCGCAGCCGATACCGCCGGGCCTTTGGCACGCGCTGGCACGCGACGGGTTGATCGATCCGCGCGCGCCCGTGCCGGTGGGATAG
- a CDS encoding MFS transporter, with protein MHNHPANKAIPPRIRRSQAVSLALLVICGVINYLDRATLAVANEYIRADLGLSLGEMGVLLSAFSWSYALCQLPVGALVDKVGPRWLLGSGLVVWSLAQAAGGLASTFGWFLIVRIALGIGEAPQFPAAARVVSNWFPIRSRGTPTGIFNSASPLGVALAPLCLPPLIAATSWHWAFFATGALGIVAAVVWIGVYRDPVRTELDAAERAYLEIDEAGKTAPASGFASWRALFRYRTTWGMMLGFFGSVYLNWVFLTWLPGYLRTERHMELAYAGLAASIPFLCGFVGALVAGWASDRVARHAASPVTGRRNAVVVATLGMVAFTIPAALAESNAVAIACISIVIFLANASSACAWSLATVAAPPSGVASLGALQNFGGFLGGALAPVLTGYIAQTWSFVPALLTGAGIAFLGAMSYLFLVVRPIPEHDPQAG; from the coding sequence ATGCACAATCACCCGGCCAACAAAGCCATCCCGCCCCGCATCCGCCGCAGCCAGGCCGTCTCGCTCGCGCTGCTGGTCATCTGCGGCGTCATCAATTACCTGGACCGCGCCACCCTGGCCGTGGCCAACGAATATATCCGCGCCGACCTCGGCCTGTCGCTTGGCGAGATGGGCGTGCTGCTGTCGGCGTTTTCGTGGAGTTACGCGCTGTGCCAGTTGCCGGTGGGCGCACTGGTAGACAAGGTCGGGCCGCGCTGGCTGCTCGGCAGCGGCCTCGTCGTCTGGTCGCTCGCGCAGGCCGCCGGCGGACTGGCTTCCACGTTCGGCTGGTTCCTGATCGTGCGGATCGCACTGGGCATCGGCGAAGCGCCGCAGTTCCCGGCGGCGGCGCGGGTCGTCAGCAACTGGTTCCCGATCCGCTCGCGCGGCACGCCCACGGGGATCTTCAATTCGGCATCGCCGCTGGGTGTGGCCCTGGCGCCCCTGTGCCTGCCGCCGCTGATCGCCGCGACGAGCTGGCATTGGGCATTCTTCGCCACCGGCGCGCTCGGCATCGTCGCGGCAGTCGTCTGGATCGGCGTCTACCGCGATCCCGTTCGCACGGAACTGGATGCCGCCGAGCGGGCCTACCTGGAGATCGACGAAGCCGGCAAGACCGCGCCGGCATCGGGCTTTGCGTCATGGCGTGCGCTGTTCCGCTACCGGACGACCTGGGGCATGATGCTCGGCTTCTTCGGTTCGGTCTATCTCAACTGGGTATTCCTGACATGGCTGCCGGGCTACCTGCGCACCGAACGCCACATGGAGCTGGCCTATGCCGGCCTCGCCGCGTCGATTCCCTTCCTGTGCGGCTTCGTCGGCGCGCTGGTGGCGGGCTGGGCTTCCGACCGGGTGGCCCGGCACGCGGCTTCGCCGGTCACCGGCCGCCGCAACGCGGTAGTGGTGGCTACGCTCGGCATGGTGGCGTTCACGATTCCCGCGGCCCTGGCCGAGAGCAATGCCGTGGCCATCGCCTGCATCTCGATCGTGATCTTTCTCGCCAACGCGTCGTCGGCCTGTGCCTGGTCGCTCGCCACGGTGGCGGCGCCGCCGAGCGGCGTCGCATCGCTCGGCGCGCTGCAGAACTTCGGTGGCTTCCTCGGCGGCGCGCTGGCGCCGGTGCTGACCGGCTACATCGCGCAAACGTGGTCGTTCGTGCCGGCATTGCTCACCGGCGCCGGCATCGCCTTCCTGGGCGCCATGTCGTACCTGTTCCTCGTGGTGCGGCCCATCCCGGAGCACGATCCGCAGGCAGGATAA
- a CDS encoding fumarylacetoacetate hydrolase family protein, whose product MKLLRYGPKGDEKPGLLDPEGRVRDLSGYIPDVESAYLGKESLARLKSLDWRALPAPAAAPVRLAPVVADTGKFICVGLNYSDHAAESGMAVPVEPVLFMKATSAIAGANDAVVLPRDSVKSDWEVELGVVIGTRARYVEEADALDYVAGYCVVNDVSEREYQLERGGQWDKGKGCDTFGPVGPWLVTADEVPDPQDLDLWLEVNGRRYQQGSTRTMVFTVAQLVSYISRFMTLHPGDIISTGTPPGVGLGQKPDPVYLRAGDVMRLGITGLGEQRQTVHAWNAELLDA is encoded by the coding sequence ATGAAATTGCTGCGCTACGGCCCGAAGGGCGACGAGAAACCCGGCCTGCTGGACCCCGAAGGGCGCGTGCGCGACCTGTCCGGCTACATTCCCGACGTGGAATCGGCTTACCTGGGCAAGGAATCGCTCGCGCGTTTGAAATCGCTGGACTGGCGCGCCTTGCCCGCCCCGGCCGCCGCGCCCGTGCGCCTGGCGCCGGTCGTGGCCGATACGGGCAAGTTCATCTGCGTGGGCCTGAATTACTCCGACCATGCGGCCGAATCGGGCATGGCGGTGCCCGTCGAGCCGGTGCTGTTCATGAAGGCCACCAGCGCGATCGCCGGCGCCAACGATGCGGTGGTGCTGCCGCGCGATTCCGTCAAGAGCGACTGGGAAGTGGAGCTCGGCGTGGTGATCGGTACGCGCGCCCGCTACGTGGAGGAAGCCGACGCGCTCGACTACGTGGCCGGCTATTGCGTGGTCAACGATGTGTCCGAGCGCGAGTACCAGCTGGAGCGGGGCGGCCAGTGGGACAAGGGCAAGGGCTGCGACACGTTCGGCCCCGTCGGTCCGTGGCTGGTCACGGCCGACGAAGTGCCCGATCCGCAGGACCTCGACCTGTGGCTGGAAGTGAACGGCAGGCGCTACCAGCAGGGCAGCACGCGCACGATGGTGTTCACGGTGGCGCAGCTGGTCAGCTACATCAGCCGCTTCATGACGCTGCACCCGGGCGACATCATCAGCACCGGTACGCCGCCCGGCGTGGGCCTGGGCCAGAAGCCCGATCCCGTGTACCTGCGCGCCGGCGACGTGATGCGGCTCGGCATCACCGGGCTGGGCGAGCAGCGGCAGACCGTGCATGCGTGGAACGCGGAGCTGCTCGACGCATAG
- a CDS encoding DNA-binding protein, protein MLDQTPTFDEVAAAASALHNEGQPVTVEAVRDAIGGSGSPNAIHKQLAAWRADNVPPAEVPKAEIPEPLAVALADWARQFAEQSGAGNRDKLAQAESDLEALARSGELLEAERDDLLAQLSTANALAAERGEQIERLTIELRDAREVASNALVGKAKDQLAIDGKDRQLADLRSQLERSVTLAATDSDARLAAEMDLVGAVTARDNYASELKALRAQLEALNADRTALRAEVDGLRTRRA, encoded by the coding sequence ATGCTGGACCAGACACCCACATTCGACGAAGTTGCAGCGGCGGCAAGCGCCCTGCATAACGAAGGCCAGCCGGTAACGGTCGAGGCAGTGCGCGACGCAATCGGCGGCAGCGGATCACCCAACGCCATCCACAAGCAGCTCGCCGCCTGGCGCGCGGACAATGTGCCGCCCGCCGAAGTACCGAAGGCGGAGATTCCCGAGCCGCTGGCAGTGGCGCTGGCCGACTGGGCGCGGCAGTTCGCCGAACAGTCCGGGGCGGGCAATCGCGACAAGCTGGCACAGGCCGAAAGCGACCTGGAAGCACTGGCCCGCTCGGGAGAGCTGCTCGAAGCGGAACGTGACGATCTGCTCGCGCAGCTGTCGACGGCGAACGCCCTGGCGGCCGAGCGCGGTGAACAGATCGAACGCCTGACGATCGAGCTGCGCGATGCGCGCGAAGTCGCCAGCAATGCGCTGGTCGGCAAGGCCAAGGACCAGTTGGCGATCGATGGCAAGGATCGCCAGCTGGCCGACCTGCGCTCGCAACTGGAACGCAGCGTGACACTGGCCGCGACCGATTCGGACGCACGGCTGGCCGCGGAAATGGACCTGGTTGGCGCCGTTACCGCGCGGGATAACTATGCTTCCGAACTCAAGGCATTGCGTGCGCAGCTCGAAGCGCTGAATGCCGACCGTACCGCGCTTCGGGCGGAAGTCGACGGATTGCGCACGCGCCGCGCGTGA
- the fucP gene encoding L-fucose:H+ symporter permease → MTELSPRRSYKFAFVMITTLFFLWGFVHNLDPILIPHLRRSFSLTVLQAALVDSAVYVAYFVMALPAGMLIRRAGYRPAIIAGLLLFGSGSLLFIPAADTHRYAVFLAALFIIACGLTLLETAANPYAALLGRPERATQRLNLAQSFNGLAAAVAPIVGARLILVQGASDQQLQAMSAGARTAALAAEAASVKGPYLVLGLVIFAIAIVFWFIRLPEPDRPHRPDACDGRHEAAAGAIARAWRRGPVRRAVIAQFFYVGAQVCVFSFFILFAADSAGLSHVAAADYLGWGCGVAFVVGRFAGTCAMRYVAPARLLLVHALLCTLLAAVTMFAGGIACVAAVIGIVFFMSIMFPTIFALGIRDAGADTEMGSSLIIMAIVGGALLPLAFGFVSDVTHSIQLGYVVPLVCFLVVAWFARTVLAAERRAAPVPPLTNGALKRV, encoded by the coding sequence ATGACCGAACTTTCCCCCCGGCGTTCGTACAAGTTCGCCTTTGTGATGATCACCACGCTGTTTTTCCTGTGGGGCTTCGTTCACAACCTCGATCCGATCCTGATTCCGCACCTGCGGCGCTCGTTCAGCCTGACGGTGCTGCAGGCCGCGCTGGTCGATTCGGCCGTCTACGTCGCCTACTTCGTGATGGCGCTGCCGGCCGGCATGCTGATCCGCCGCGCCGGCTACCGCCCCGCGATCATCGCCGGCCTGCTGCTGTTCGGCAGTGGCTCGCTGCTGTTCATCCCGGCAGCCGATACCCACCGCTATGCGGTGTTCCTGGCCGCGCTGTTCATCATCGCGTGCGGCCTGACGCTGCTGGAAACGGCGGCCAATCCGTATGCCGCGCTGCTGGGCCGGCCCGAACGCGCCACGCAGCGCCTGAACCTGGCGCAGTCGTTCAACGGCCTGGCCGCCGCGGTGGCGCCGATCGTCGGCGCGCGGCTGATCCTGGTGCAGGGGGCAAGCGACCAGCAGCTGCAGGCGATGAGCGCCGGCGCGCGAACGGCGGCGCTGGCGGCCGAAGCGGCCAGCGTGAAAGGGCCGTACCTGGTGCTGGGCCTGGTGATCTTCGCCATCGCCATCGTGTTCTGGTTCATCCGCCTGCCGGAACCGGATCGCCCCCACAGGCCCGACGCGTGCGATGGGCGGCACGAAGCGGCCGCCGGCGCCATCGCGCGGGCGTGGCGGCGCGGGCCGGTCCGGCGCGCGGTCATCGCGCAGTTCTTCTACGTGGGCGCGCAGGTCTGCGTGTTCAGCTTCTTCATCCTGTTCGCCGCCGACTCGGCGGGCCTGTCGCACGTCGCTGCCGCCGATTACCTGGGCTGGGGCTGCGGCGTGGCCTTCGTCGTCGGGCGTTTCGCCGGCACCTGCGCGATGAGGTACGTGGCGCCGGCCAGGCTGCTGCTGGTGCATGCGCTGCTATGCACGCTGCTGGCGGCGGTGACGATGTTCGCCGGCGGCATCGCCTGCGTGGCGGCCGTGATCGGCATCGTATTCTTCATGTCGATCATGTTTCCGACCATTTTTGCCCTCGGCATCAGGGATGCCGGCGCCGACACGGAAATGGGCAGCAGTCTGATCATCATGGCGATCGTCGGCGGCGCGCTGCTGCCGCTGGCGTTCGGCTTCGTCAGCGATGTCACGCACAGCATCCAGCTGGGCTACGTGGTGCCGCTGGTGTGTTTCCTCGTCGTTGCCTGGTTCGCCCGCACGGTGCTCGCGGCGGAGCGCCGGGCGGCGCCGGTTCCTCCCCTCACCAATGGAGCATTGAAACGTGTTTAA
- a CDS encoding SDR family NAD(P)-dependent oxidoreductase — MFNLNDRKAVVTGAGSGIGRSIAKLLAARGAAVHVLDIGEDAAREVAQEIRREGGTATAHACNVAVQADVLAAFDAIGPLGILVNNAGIAHIGKADNTAEGDFDRVMAVNVKGVYNCLHAAIPQLRTNGGGVIVNMASVAAWVGVAERFAYSTAKGAVMAMTLSVAKDYLRDGIRCNSISPGRVHTPFVDGFLAKNYPGREGEMFEKLSKTQPIGRMAQPDEVAALALYLCSDEASFITGSDYPIDGGFITLNG, encoded by the coding sequence GTGTTTAATCTGAACGACAGGAAGGCCGTCGTCACCGGCGCCGGCAGCGGCATCGGCCGGTCCATCGCGAAGCTGCTCGCCGCCCGGGGCGCCGCCGTCCACGTGCTCGATATCGGCGAGGACGCCGCCCGCGAGGTGGCGCAGGAAATCCGCCGCGAAGGCGGCACGGCCACGGCGCACGCCTGCAACGTGGCGGTGCAGGCCGACGTGCTGGCCGCGTTCGACGCCATCGGCCCGCTCGGCATCCTCGTCAACAACGCCGGCATCGCCCACATCGGCAAGGCCGACAACACCGCGGAAGGCGACTTCGACCGCGTGATGGCCGTCAACGTGAAAGGCGTCTACAACTGCCTGCATGCCGCAATCCCGCAACTGCGCACCAACGGCGGCGGCGTGATCGTCAACATGGCGTCGGTGGCCGCCTGGGTCGGCGTGGCCGAGCGCTTCGCCTATTCCACGGCCAAGGGCGCGGTGATGGCGATGACGCTGTCGGTGGCCAAGGACTACCTGCGGGACGGCATCCGCTGCAATTCGATTTCCCCGGGGCGCGTGCACACGCCGTTCGTCGACGGCTTCCTGGCGAAGAATTACCCGGGCCGGGAAGGGGAGATGTTCGAGAAGCTGTCGAAGACGCAGCCGATCGGGCGGATGGCGCAGCCGGACGAGGTGGCGGCGCTCGCGCTGTACCTGTGCAGCGACGAGGCGTCGTTCATCACCGGCAGCGATTATCCGATCGATGGCGGGTTCATTACGCTGAACGGCTGA
- a CDS encoding pectinesterase family protein, which yields MDTLPDGAHTGTCTCAHSPARVRARMATGTLAGTLAPALLGAFLLLGSGGAAAKDRTIVVAPDGTGDHRTVQEAFAAVPDNSADRTVILVKPGIYDGQKILRKEKNKVTLQGEAADTTILTWHINTNEEQPAGTDPRYKGTALVVLADDFRADRLTFRNTSGDHGQALALRIDGDRAVVTNSRLLGWQDTVMLNNGRHYFRDSYIEGRVDFIYGSATAVFDRCEIRSKNGGYVTAASTPPERPYGFVFIDSRLTGDPAPWIDPAGKIEARPPGALAFLGRPWRPYGSVTFVNTEMGAHIRPEGWDNWRKQDNEKTARYAEYNSRGEGAAPGKRVAWSRQLGDAEGRGLTVEKILGGADGWRPAM from the coding sequence ATGGATACCCTGCCCGATGGCGCCCATACTGGCACCTGCACTTGCGCCCATTCCCCTGCCCGCGTCCGGGCCCGCATGGCCACCGGCACCCTTGCCGGCACCCTCGCGCCCGCCCTGCTCGGCGCTTTCCTGCTGCTCGGCAGCGGCGGCGCCGCCGCGAAGGACCGCACCATCGTGGTGGCGCCCGACGGCACCGGCGACCACCGCACCGTCCAGGAAGCCTTCGCGGCCGTGCCCGACAACAGCGCCGACCGCACCGTCATCCTCGTCAAGCCCGGCATCTACGACGGCCAGAAGATCCTGCGCAAGGAAAAGAACAAAGTGACCCTGCAGGGCGAGGCCGCGGACACCACGATCCTCACCTGGCACATCAACACCAACGAGGAACAGCCGGCCGGCACCGACCCGCGGTACAAGGGCACGGCGCTGGTCGTGCTCGCCGACGATTTCCGCGCCGACAGGCTGACCTTCCGGAATACCTCGGGCGACCACGGCCAGGCGCTGGCGCTGCGCATCGACGGCGACCGCGCCGTCGTCACCAACAGCCGCCTGCTGGGCTGGCAGGATACCGTGATGCTCAACAACGGCCGGCACTACTTCCGCGATAGCTACATCGAAGGCCGCGTCGACTTCATCTACGGCAGCGCCACGGCGGTGTTCGACCGCTGCGAAATCCGGAGCAAGAACGGCGGCTACGTGACCGCGGCCAGCACGCCGCCCGAGCGGCCATACGGCTTCGTCTTCATCGACAGCAGACTGACGGGCGATCCCGCGCCGTGGATCGACCCGGCCGGGAAGATCGAAGCCAGGCCTCCCGGCGCCCTCGCCTTCCTGGGCCGCCCGTGGCGGCCCTACGGCAGCGTGACCTTCGTCAATACCGAGATGGGCGCGCACATCCGGCCGGAAGGCTGGGACAACTGGCGCAAGCAGGACAACGAGAAAACCGCCCGCTACGCGGAATACAACAGCCGCGGCGAAGGCGCCGCTCCCGGCAAGCGGGTTGCGTGGTCGCGGCAACTGGGCGATGCCGAAGGGCGCGGGCTGACCGTCGAGAAGATCCTCGGCGGCGCCGACGGCTGGCGTCCCGCCATGTAA
- a CDS encoding DUF2325 domain-containing protein translates to MQVPAEDLDQLLQEHAALLRAYGEVQVRCSRQIQAQAREIERLNGQTVQLRAELVKRTTALAWAREDRAALERAMPGLAKRVTLARNVEALQARVRELMDELERRDRQPAPQRAGTSTAPASPADDFAGLEADLAAADLVICQTGCMSHGAYWRVQDHCKRTGKACVLVENADALHIVRIQRTGEGEGVALVASQQA, encoded by the coding sequence ATGCAGGTTCCCGCCGAAGATTTGGACCAGTTGCTGCAGGAGCATGCCGCGCTGCTGCGTGCATACGGCGAGGTGCAGGTGCGCTGTTCCAGGCAGATCCAGGCGCAGGCGCGCGAGATCGAGAGGCTGAACGGGCAAACGGTGCAACTGCGGGCTGAGCTGGTCAAGCGCACCACCGCGCTGGCCTGGGCCAGGGAAGACCGCGCCGCGCTGGAGCGCGCCATGCCCGGCCTTGCGAAACGCGTCACGCTGGCACGGAACGTGGAAGCGTTGCAGGCGCGTGTCCGGGAGCTGATGGACGAACTGGAGCGGCGCGACCGGCAGCCGGCACCGCAACGCGCGGGCACGTCAACCGCGCCGGCATCGCCCGCCGACGACTTTGCGGGCCTGGAAGCCGATCTGGCGGCCGCCGACCTGGTGATCTGCCAGACCGGCTGCATGAGCCACGGCGCCTACTGGCGCGTGCAGGATCACTGCAAGCGCACCGGCAAGGCGTGCGTACTGGTCGAGAATGCCGATGCGTTGCACATCGTACGCATCCAGCGCACCGGAGAAGGCGAGGGCGTGGCGCTGGTCGCGTCGCAGCAGGCGTGA